The following are from one region of the Phormidium sp. PBR-2020 genome:
- the moaC gene encoding cyclic pyranopterin monophosphate synthase MoaC, producing the protein MTQPPQPKKNLTHLDDRGEARMVDVSDKAVTVREATAEGYVRMKQETFEAIAAGNAPKGDVLGTAKLAGIMGAKQTAQLIPLCHPLPLKKIDVQIEDAPDLPGYRIEATVKTKSETGVEMEALTAVSVAALTLYDMAKALEKTLQIEGIRLLRKSK; encoded by the coding sequence ATGACGCAACCCCCCCAGCCTAAAAAAAATTTAACCCACCTCGACGATCGCGGCGAAGCCCGGATGGTGGATGTCTCAGACAAAGCCGTCACGGTGCGAGAAGCCACCGCTGAGGGCTATGTACGCATGAAGCAAGAGACCTTCGAGGCGATCGCCGCCGGAAATGCCCCTAAAGGGGATGTGTTGGGGACGGCAAAACTGGCGGGCATCATGGGCGCTAAACAGACGGCCCAGCTCATCCCCCTCTGTCATCCTCTACCCCTGAAAAAAATTGATGTCCAGATTGAGGATGCGCCCGATTTGCCTGGCTATCGCATCGAAGCAACGGTGAAGACCAAATCAGAAACGGGAGTGGAAATGGAAGCCTTAACGGCGGTTTCAGTTGCTGCTCTGACCCTCTATGACATGGCGAAGGCTCTGGAGAAAACGCTACAGATTGAGGGCATTCGGTTGTTGCGCAAGAGTAAATGA